The segment CGAGTCGATTGAAGTAGCCCAGGAAGCAATCCAGTTTTCGCACGGGGCAATGGAAGCGAAGAACCGCGTACGGACTCAACTTAAGAATCTGCAGGCGGCGGGTAAGCGAATCGCAATATGGGGAGGCACCGGTAAAGCAGCCTCTTTCATTAACCAATTCGATCTCGACGAGAAGTCCTTCCCGCTGATTGTCGACTCGGACGCCGCGAAAGTCGGTACTCACGTCCCTGGTATGGGTCAAAAGATTCTGTATCGCGACTTGCTAGTACGCCAACCGGCCGACGTTATTCTCATTGCAACTCAATGGCGTGCCCGCGATATTGCTATGGAAATTGAATCCGCTGGCATCCAAGCGGACAGTTTACTTGTCGAATGGCGTGGTGAACTGATCGACTACCACCTGAATGCGGACTTGTTCGATACCAATCGCGGGGAAACACTCGCAAGTAAATCAAACAAGGATCATCGTCCCCCGGAACGGGCACCCCATCTCTTTCAACCGTTTCCTGAGACAGTTCAACAGATAGAGGACATAACATGATTACTCTGGCACTCGGTATTCCCCGCTCGGCAACCACGTGGGCTTTTAATGTTTGTCGACATCTGTATGACTTTCAGGGACTTCAGTACAAGATCTATAACCCCACGGACTACCTGCAAATGGAAGAGCTGATTGTAACGCTCGACCAACAGGAACATGCAATTATCCATGGGCACGACTTGACACCGAACTTGTTAAAACTTGCCACACTCAATCAGGTACGTCCGTTCTTCAATTATCGTAACCCCTGTGACGTCGTTGTTTCTCAAATTAAACTGCACGACCTTGATTTGGAAACTGCCATCCAAATCACGGCCAACGCGTATACTTACCTCGAACCAGCGATGGCCATGCCGGGAATAATGCTGATTCCTTATGAACACGCGACTTCGCAACCAGAATCGATAATCTATCAGATGGCGACTAAGTTGAGCATCTTCCTGCCGCTTGACAAAGCCAAAGAGATTGCCGAAGAGACATCGTATGCGAAACATAAAAAAGTGATGGACGAAGTGAATCGAGAAGGGGCGGAGGACGTGGGAACATTGTATACTTCATCCCGTAAGATCCGTTTTTCAGAAACACATCTGATCAACGATCGTCACCTTCAATCTGGAAAGAATGGACGCTGGCGAGAAGAGCTGACTCCTCCAGAACAGGAGCGAGTCCTCGAAAGATTCACCCCGCTATTAAAGGCACTCGGGTTTGAATCTGATATACGAGCAGCTGCCTGAGCTGGTTCCTCTCCTGACCAACCTAGGCCTGCCTCAGCAGTGCGTGTTCATTCTTCTTCATTAAGTGAGCACTCCATGAGTCTATTATTTATTCGGGAAGAAGAAGCCCAAAAGCTGATCGACATGCCGCAAGCTATCGCTGCGGTCGAACAGGTCTTTCGATCATTGGGAAATCAAGAGGCACAGAACGTCCCGCGACATCGGGTTCAAGTTCCCGGCGTGATGCTGCATTCCCTGAGTGCGAGCGTAACGCCTCTCGGCTACGTCGGTTGGAAGAACTACATTACAACACGAACGGCTGCTCGGTTTCATATCGCACTCTACGATCAGGAAGGTCATTGGGTCGCTTTACTCGAAGCGGATTGGTTAGGCCAACTTCGCACGGGTGCTGCCAGTGGAGTAACAACGGCTAAACTGGCCAATCCCGAAGCAAAGTCCGTCGCAGTTTTCGGAAGTGGAAAACAGGCGAGAACGCAGTTAGAGGCAGTTTGTGCCGTAAGACCAGTACAACAGGCTTCGGTATATAGTCACACCGCTGCGAATCGTGAATCTTTCGCCCTGGAGATGAGCGACCAGCTCGGCATATCAGTGCTTGCGGCACCTGATCCGGCTACTTGTCTAACTGACAAAGAGATTGTCATTACAGCAACCACCAGCCAGAGCCCATTGGTGACAGGCGACTTACTTAAGCCAGGCATGCATATCAATGCCATCGGCAGCAACGCGCTGAATCGGTCCGAACTGAGTGCCGATTGCTTTTCCCGGATCAATCAGATCGTCTGCGATGATCTCAATTCCTGTCGGAATGAAGCGGGTGACTTTGTAGAACCATTAAAAGCCGGGACGATCACTTGGGGTTCAATGGCATCGCTAGCGGAGTTGCTGACGGAAAATAAAAACCAACGAGAGTGCAAATCCGATATCACTCTTTTCAAATCGGTTGGAATGGCGATTGAAGATATCGCGGTCGCCGCTCATGTTTATGAGGCCGCGAAAGAGCAAGGTGTCGGTACAGTTCTCGACATTTGAAGCAAGGCTTCAGAATACAAAAATTGAGAGTACAATAAAAAACCGAGCCTAAGGAATAACTCCTTGGCTCGATTTTTCTGTTTGTTATATCGGCTATTGTATTTTCAAGCCGATTGAGGTGCCTCGCGAAACCGAAGTTGCGGTTTTTCAATCGTCACCTGCGTATGAGCAGGAACCGACTTCGTCAGTGAAACGGAAGCTCCAATCACGGAGTGGGCTCCGACCACTGTGTCTCCACCAAGTACCGTCGCGTTAGCATACAGCACGACATGTTCCTCGATCGTTGGATGTCGCTTCTGATCTCTTACGAGTCGACCTTCGTCATCGTGAGCGAAACTGAGTGCTCCCAATGTCACACCTTGATAAATCTTAACATACGAAGCAATCTCACAGGTCTCCCCGATCACAACACCAGTACCATGATCGATGAAGAAGTACGGACCGATATCCGCTCCCGGATGAATATCGATTCCCGTGTTCGCATGCGACCATTCTGCCAGTACGCGGGGAATCAGCGGGACATCGAGTTTATACAACTCGTGGGCGATACGATGAATTGTAATCGCTTCGAGTCCCGGGTAGCAGAAGATGATCTCATCGATACTTTTCGCAGCCGGGTCGCCATCGTAGGCGGCCTGAGCGTCGCAATCGAGTAGACGTCGAATACCGGGGAGACATTCCAAAAAGGCGAGTGCTTTCTTTTGCCCCAATCCTTCGAAATCCTGCTGCAGTTCCTCCTGGCATCCAACGGCATGTGTGAGTTGAAAATCGTGTCGCAACGCTCTTGCGATCTGTAATGTCAGTTTGTCATGCAATCCATCGATCAAATCACCGACATGATAAGTGATGTTACCAATGTGCAGATTCTGGCGACGCCGATAACCGGGATAAATCACTTCCTTCAGATCCTGAGCAATCTCGATCACTGCTTCCGTACTGGGCAGCGGGCAATGTCCCAGGTGATTAATTCGATTCAGGTCGGTGTAAGTCGCAACCAGGGCGTCTGTCAAATCCGGTAATTGCTCTTTGCGGCGAAAGTCGGTAGCCATGGGTTCTCTCTGAGATTTGGTTAAGGCTTTTTAAGTTGCCTGTGGAAGGTGCAGCGTGAGTGTGACAGTCATCAAAACCAAGTAATGACGCCATCAACAACAGCAACAACCTCCAACAGAGAGGGCTCCGAAGAGGATAGAACGCATGAGAACGGAATCGGTCGGTGAAGTGGTTTGCATCAGTATTACCTCGCTCGCAGAACGCCCTTCCTCTGAGTTGAGTTATCCCGAAACCAGAAAACACCGAGATGTGTCTCGTTCATTCTAGGTGTACGGGAAATGAAGGGTCAAGTTTTACGCTTCAAATCGGCTATGCAGGTAGGTTCGGTTAAGCCGATCTGGTATAGGACACTGGTTCAACCAGAGGGTTCGCAGGGTTATTCGGGAGAGGGAAGATAGGGAGAGTAAATCGGGTTTTAACGCTCTGATTCTGGATTGGCGTCAACTCGTTCCGGCGACGATGTCGATATAGAAATGAAGGTTTCCACCACGCGTCTCAACTGGCAGGTACGAATAGAACGATTCGTTTGTACACAATCCTGCCACGGTAATTGTTCGACTTCTGGTTCACCGTTACCCGATTTCCGCCTCTATCGGCGTCCTGAATAATGAGCTCCACTTCCGAAACACCAATAAGTCCCAACCGCAGATCACCCGATGCTCAAGTTGAAGAACTGGATCATCAGCTGATTTCCATGCGTCAGGAACTGCCGCGAGAAGAGCATCAGCAGCTTATTCACAAGTATCGGGAACTCCTACCGGTTTTCGTCGAATTACAGAGATGTTACGAAGAGATAGAGGGTTGCTTTGACTGTCCGCGAACGGTCACGGAACTTGAACAAGCCCGTCTACGCGAAGTTTTTGAAGTCATGCGACTTCTCGAACGAGAATTATTTCGGGTTGCTTATCCTGAACCGAGCCTGGTCTCCGTTGAACCTCTGTCGCATCTGATCGAGCTTTGCGAACAGGAAATGGAGAAACTGTACTTCATTCTTAAACAGAGAAGTCAAATCAAGACGTACACCAAAGGCTGGTGGCGAGTCG is part of the Polystyrenella longa genome and harbors:
- a CDS encoding ornithine cyclodeaminase family protein, encoding MSLLFIREEEAQKLIDMPQAIAAVEQVFRSLGNQEAQNVPRHRVQVPGVMLHSLSASVTPLGYVGWKNYITTRTAARFHIALYDQEGHWVALLEADWLGQLRTGAASGVTTAKLANPEAKSVAVFGSGKQARTQLEAVCAVRPVQQASVYSHTAANRESFALEMSDQLGISVLAAPDPATCLTDKEIVITATTSQSPLVTGDLLKPGMHINAIGSNALNRSELSADCFSRINQIVCDDLNSCRNEAGDFVEPLKAGTITWGSMASLAELLTENKNQRECKSDITLFKSVGMAIEDIAVAAHVYEAAKEQGVGTVLDI
- a CDS encoding serine O-acetyltransferase; translation: MATDFRRKEQLPDLTDALVATYTDLNRINHLGHCPLPSTEAVIEIAQDLKEVIYPGYRRRQNLHIGNITYHVGDLIDGLHDKLTLQIARALRHDFQLTHAVGCQEELQQDFEGLGQKKALAFLECLPGIRRLLDCDAQAAYDGDPAAKSIDEIIFCYPGLEAITIHRIAHELYKLDVPLIPRVLAEWSHANTGIDIHPGADIGPYFFIDHGTGVVIGETCEIASYVKIYQGVTLGALSFAHDDEGRLVRDQKRHPTIEEHVVLYANATVLGGDTVVGAHSVIGASVSLTKSVPAHTQVTIEKPQLRFREAPQSA